The Acidaminococcus fermentans DSM 20731 sequence CGGTTATTTGGCGGGCGGCCGGGCCTGCCACCCCTACGGGAACGATTGATGCTGCCATTACCGTTGTTCAAAGGGGGTGTGATTTTTTCACCCTCCCTTACAGCTTAAAGTCCACAATGGCTCCCACGCCTACTCCGTCCACCCGGTTGATGTTGGAGATACTGGTGGCGTCGATGGGGATCATGGCCTTGACCCGGGCCACGCTGAGGAACTTCCCTTCCAGCTGTCCCACCGCTTTTACCTTGTCCACCTGGGCTTTTGGCCCCACCACCTGGACGGCGCCGATGTAGCTGCCGCTGCCCAGGCTGAGGATGGGCACCACCTTGGTGGCATAATGGGTATCCATGCCCTTCTGAAGGGTCATTTTGTTGATGAAGGTGTTGATTTCTCCCCCGAATCGGCTGACCAGATAGCTGATGCCTCCCAGTTTCAGGACGGAACCCAGATCAAAAGCCTGGGCCGGCAGAGCTGCCGTACCGGCTCCCAACAGATAGGCGGAAAGCACTGCGGCTGCGATTTTCTTGTTCATGGATGGAACCTCCTTCAGGATCAGATGGTTCAAGGATACCACAAAGAAGTTACGTTTATGTGACAAAGGACTGACAACAAAAAGAAGGCAATGTTTCACGTGAAACATTGCCTTCCCCACTCACAGCGGTTTCTTCACCGCCGTCCCGGCTTTCCGGGGATACTGCTTCGGAGTGGGCCGCACCTTTTTGATGGTGATGATGGCCCGCTGATCGGTCAGCCCCGGCAGCTGCACCGGCCGGACTTCTGTGATCTTTCCGCCCAGCACCTCCACCGCATGGTGGGCAGCGTCCACTTCCTCCTGGTATCGGCTGCCCTTCATGGCGTAGAACACGCCCCCTACCCGGACCAGGGGCAGGCAGTATTCCGCCAGCACCGGCAGGGCCGCTACCGCCCGTGCCACCGCCACATCGAATTTTTCCCGGAGAGCCGGATCCTTCCCGGCATCCTCTGCCCGGGCATGGGTGCACCGGACCTGGCCCAGGCCCAGATCCTTCACCACCTGCTCCAGAAAATTCAGCCGCTTCTGGAGGGAATCGATGAGGGTCACCCGCATCCCGGGATCATAGATCTTCAGGGGCAGCCCGGGGAACCCGGCGCCGGTGCCCACATCCACAATGGTATGGTTGTGGAACCGTTCCGGATCGTACACCAGCAGGGAATCCACCATATGCTTCACTGCCACTTCCTCCGGATCCGTAATGGCCGTCAGGTTCAGGCTTTTGTTGGTTTCCAGCAGCAGATCCGCATACCGGGTGAACTGGTCCAGCTGTTTTTCGCTGAGGGTAAAACCAGCCGCTTCTCCTGCTGCTTTCAGGGTTTCCCGATAACTCATGCTTCTTCTCCCTTCCGGCGCTGGGTTTCCAGCCACACCATCAGCACGCTGATATCCGCCGGGGACACCCCGGAGATCCGGCTGGCCTGACCGATGGAAACCGGCCGTTGCTTCGTGAGTTTTTCCATGGCTTCCGAAGACAGTTCCTGGATTTTGGTATAATCCATGTCTTCCGGAAGCAGTTTGTCCTCCAGTTTCAGGGCCCGTTCCACTTCCTGCTTCTGTTTCCGGATATAGCCCTGGTACTTCACCTGCACATCCACCTGCTCCGCCGCATCCACCGGAAGTTTTTCCAGGCCGAAGGCGTCCGCCAGTTTTTCATAGGTCACTTCCGGCCGGCGAAGCAGATCCAGCATGTTGATGGAACTCCGGAGGGCCGTGGACCCCATGCCGGTGACTTTTTCCTGGTTTTCCTCACTGGGAGCCAGATTGATTTTGGAGAGATTGAACAGGGTCCGCTCGATCACGTCCCGTTTCCGGGTGAAGGCGGCATACCGGTCATCAGTGACCAGCCCCACATCCCTGCCCTTCTGGGTCAGCCGCAGATCCGCATTGTCCTGGCGCAGCAGCAGCCGGTATTCCGCCCGGCTGGTCATCATCCGGTAGGGTTCCGTGGTGCCCTTGGTCACCAGGTCATCGATGAGCACCCCGATATAGGCATCGCTCCGTTTCAGGATCAGGGGTTTCTTCCCCTGGAGCTTCAGGGCCGCGTTGATCCCGGCCATAAGCCCCTGGGCAGCGGCTTCCTCATACCCGCTGGTACCGTTGGCCTGTCCCGCACTGAACAGCCCGCTGATGGCCTTGTGTTCCAGGTTGGCTTTCAGCTGGAGGGGATCCAGGCAGTCATATTCAATGGCATAGCCGGCCCGCATCATCTTGCAGTGTTCCAGCCCGGGGATGGTCTGCATGAAGGCCACCTGGATCTCTGCCGGCAGGGAAGAACTCATACCCTGGACATAGACTTCGTTGGTCCGGAGCCCCTCCGGTTCCAGGAACAGCTGGTGCCGGTCCTTGTCGGCGAACCGGATGATCTTGGATTCGATGCTGGGGCAGTACCGGGGCCCCACCCCTTCGATCATGCCGTTGAACATGCAGCTCCGGTCCAGGTTGTCCCGGATGATCTGATGGGTCCGGGGATTGGTGTAGGTCAGGTAGCAGGGCACCTGATTCCGGGTGGTGATGGTGCTCATGAAGGAGAAATTCCGCACCCGTTCATCCCCGTACTGGGGTTCCATTTTGGTGTAGTCCAGTGTCCGGGCATCCACCCGGGCCGGAGTCCCGGTCTTGAACCGCATGAGCTGGAGACCGGCTTCCTGGAGGGACCCGGTGAGCTTCATGGCGGACCGCTGGCCGATGGGACCGGACATGTAGGCCACTTCCCCGTAGAGGATCTTCCCCCGCAGGTACGTGCCGGTGCAGAGGATCACCGCGTCGGCTTCGAACACTTCCCCGGTTTCCGCTTCCACCCCCTGGACCTGGCCATTCTTGACCAGCAGCTTGTCGATCATCAGCTGTTTCACGTCCAGGTTGTCCTGGTTTTCCACCACTTCTTTCATGATGGTGTGATACAGGGGTTTGTCCGCCTGGGCCCGGAGAGCCTGTACCGCATAGCCCTTGCCGGTGTTCAGCATCCGCATCTGGATGCAGGCTTCATCGGCTGCCAGTCCCATCTGTCCTCCCAGGGCGTCGATTTCCCGGACCAGATGGCCTTTGGCTGGTCCCCCCACGGACGGATTGCAGGGCATCAGGGCAATATTGTCCATGGACAGGGTGGCCAGC is a genomic window containing:
- the rsmG gene encoding 16S rRNA (guanine(527)-N(7))-methyltransferase RsmG; its protein translation is MSYRETLKAAGEAAGFTLSEKQLDQFTRYADLLLETNKSLNLTAITDPEEVAVKHMVDSLLVYDPERFHNHTIVDVGTGAGFPGLPLKIYDPGMRVTLIDSLQKRLNFLEQVVKDLGLGQVRCTHARAEDAGKDPALREKFDVAVARAVAALPVLAEYCLPLVRVGGVFYAMKGSRYQEEVDAAHHAVEVLGGKITEVRPVQLPGLTDQRAIITIKKVRPTPKQYPRKAGTAVKKPL
- the mnmG gene encoding tRNA uridine-5-carboxymethylaminomethyl(34) synthesis enzyme MnmG, translating into MIVVDHYDVVVVGAGHAGCEAALAAARMGQKTLLATLSMDNIALMPCNPSVGGPAKGHLVREIDALGGQMGLAADEACIQMRMLNTGKGYAVQALRAQADKPLYHTIMKEVVENQDNLDVKQLMIDKLLVKNGQVQGVEAETGEVFEADAVILCTGTYLRGKILYGEVAYMSGPIGQRSAMKLTGSLQEAGLQLMRFKTGTPARVDARTLDYTKMEPQYGDERVRNFSFMSTITTRNQVPCYLTYTNPRTHQIIRDNLDRSCMFNGMIEGVGPRYCPSIESKIIRFADKDRHQLFLEPEGLRTNEVYVQGMSSSLPAEIQVAFMQTIPGLEHCKMMRAGYAIEYDCLDPLQLKANLEHKAISGLFSAGQANGTSGYEEAAAQGLMAGINAALKLQGKKPLILKRSDAYIGVLIDDLVTKGTTEPYRMMTSRAEYRLLLRQDNADLRLTQKGRDVGLVTDDRYAAFTRKRDVIERTLFNLSKINLAPSEENQEKVTGMGSTALRSSINMLDLLRRPEVTYEKLADAFGLEKLPVDAAEQVDVQVKYQGYIRKQKQEVERALKLEDKLLPEDMDYTKIQELSSEAMEKLTKQRPVSIGQASRISGVSPADISVLMVWLETQRRKGEEA